The DNA window accgatgctatttcaatgcagcagtgggccagctgcaatttatatttaggattcctttgggggccaaaagaaaagacattgtgggccagatttggcccatgggccagattttgacactcctggcctaggcgatcgagaattagggggcggtgctgcactctaatttttttttttttttttaagattgttgcagaatttgtaccttacataaaaaggttctcTACCCTATAGTATAGGGTATACGTCTGCTTTAAGGAAGAGTTCCCTGTTTTGTGAACGCGGGGGCGCGCACGGGAGCGAGCACAGCTGTGGCTGTATTACTGACTCATCACTGTAGGCGACGTATCCTCCGGCCGGCAGAGGGCGCACATGCAGCCTGGCTCTTCCATTATCACAGCTGTCCCGTCTAGCCGGCGCTCATCTCTCTGCTCCCGGTGTGAGGAGCTGTGACGTGGATGAGGAAGTTGTGTGTTGGCTGCACTGAGGTGAGATTACCGGTGCTCGGTTATCATTGTCAGTGCTTTGTGCTGTGATGGGGGAACTCAGGGGTTATAACACTGCTCTGACAAAATAATGACAGGGGTATGGAGGGGTTCAGGGAGGGATGGGCTGGTAATGGGGGGATGGATGAGGAAATTCTCAGCAAGGCCCAGATGGTCAATTGTTTATAATAGGCCCAGGTGTATAGATCATTACACAGCATTATTTGATAGTGTAGTGTCAGCTTATTTTCTGGCCACCCCAAGATATAAACTATTACTGTAaggctaaaataacaaaaaaagggaaaaatacatCAATTATTCCTGCTACACTCACCTTAGAGAAGGAGCTGGCACTGTGACATATGGCAGCATCATAGCAAAGCTGAAAATCCCAAATCCCTGGCTTCAATGACATAACAcagatttattaataaacaaggtttatatagcgccaacatattatgtagcgctgtacattaaatagaggtttacCGCTGAACAGCCAATAGTAGTTGTCAATGTAAAGCAGGCAAAGAGGTAGACACCCAAAAAAGGACCCTGCTGTATATAAAAGTGTAGACACGGGCCCCATGTAAGCGCGATTGATTTGAGCATTTAGATAGAGATGGGTGCACCTCATATAAAACTAATTCTtgtcctgtgctttgccctccaatccctccacagttattgtcccacttacctttctgacctgatagaaaaatctgctcctagctgctctcttctctcctccaatgacctactaatgacttcctcactcataacctcatcacaggcacggatacaagacttttctagagctaccccgactctctggtatggtctcctcgtcctattcggcttgctcctactttctgctcatttaaaagagcactcaaaacccaacgcttccccctcacctacccgtcttcttctgtctcctaaatcctcactacttcccaccattccatattcccctcctattgtgtgatacttcccccacctcctagattgtaagctctttggggcagggtcctctcctcctcctgtgtcacggtctgtatctgtctatcatttgcaacccctatttaatgtacagcgctgcataatatgttggcgctgtataaatcctgtttaatagtaataatataataataattttatgggAAGATGGGTGtaagcagattatttttttagctgggtgggaagaagctgtaggtgggtgacagtCCCTGTACTGTGATCAATTCTTCACTTATCACCTAaacacagccgggtggttactggaaagtgctgggtggtgcgcccggctaaaagggcctggggggaACACTGGGTATGGGAAAATAAAAGTTGTAGTTATACTTgaaatctgaactccaggaaaacttcataataaaaaatgtgtaaaaatgtaccaaaaataaagatttacaatGTTCACCTTTTCTAATGCGGTTGTAACTTTGCTGTGCAGGAAAATGTCGCGATTATCTGGAAAAGTGGGAAACCTGAGAGATAAGTTGGATGGAAATGAATTGGACCTGAGTCTGAGTGACCTGAGTGAAGTCCCGGTGCGGGAACTGGTCAGTAACGCCAAGTGTGCCTATGGTTATATGTCAACCAATACTGTCTGTCTGGGAAAAAGAGTGTTCGTTGTGGTTTGCTGTTTATTTGCCATTCAAATCCATTGTTGGTTGGAAGAAGAACCCCACAACGCATTGTTTGTGATAACAAAAACTGCTGATCctgggaacatccaattgtctaATGGGAATCCGGAAGGAATTGTTTCCCCTATTGGTGCACATTGTACCcggctatgtccatagggttttatacctgggacaTGTTAAGTAAACTTGATGGATCTATGTCTTTTATTAACTCTGTGTAAAGGGTTCTCATACCCAGATTTCAGTGTCGTTTTACCAGTGTTAGACTTTGGGCTACCCTGAGactgatttttgtttctttttacattcagGCTGCCCTCCCCAAGGCCACAGTATTGGACCTTTCTTGTAACAAGCTGACAACATTACCGGTAAGGAATGATTTACggagtcatttttttatttgcagcaaaataaattcatttattctCTGACTTTTAGTCACAGTCCAAGTGCTTGTGATGTATTCTTTAGGTGAGACTCAATTCACAACATTAACACACCAGgatacttattttaaataaaattacagttttgtCAATTAAGCCTATTGTCTGTATACATTAGATAACAATTGCTGGGTTTGGCCTAGGCCAGCCTTCCTCATcccttttacccctgaggaaagagctaaaataattttcaggtgttggggaacccctgctatacatAGTCAGTGGAAAATGTTATCTGCATTGCttgccagtaggaagaatgcccccccTCCATATATTAGCAGACAGAGTGCCAGCTTTACAACCTTTGGTCTTATGCATCTGGCTCTGCCAAGTGTTGTTTTTTCTAGAACTATGCAGCAACATTGTATCACCATCGGCCACACCTTTTGGAACTCTTgtcaacctctaaaggaaccctataGTTACAGACTGGTCATTCCATGGATGAAACCTCTGTATCCCTAAAGGGTAACTCCAGCCTCTTTGAATGGACTAGGGAAGGATTTAGGACCCTTGTCATGTTTTTGTTGCATTCTGTGTCCCTGTTGAAGAGATTTTTCCTCACTGTACCAGAAACCATTGTCACTGGTAGATAACATAAGGGGGTCCAACATTTAGCAGTAGTCTTCACCATAAATGTAATCAAAGGGGGCCCCCAATGAAAACTTTCAGAAGTAGATAGAAAGTGCAGGGAATTCTTCTTAATGGGGAGAAAGAcggcaaaaaaaaccctcactgctCAATCCAAAATAGAAATGGTTTTGCAGGAGTATGTGCATGTTCACTTTGCATGAACCTTTAAACACTAAATGAAATAGTAGTTTCACTTTTCTGGGTGCTGACTGGACAGTGATTGAGCAGCAGCACAATTCTAAACTCTATGTGGCAGAACCTGATTGGCTTCTAGAACTGCTTCTTCTTCTTGCAGTCTGAACTGTATGAAATGCATAGTGATAGCTAAATATGTATCCTGTGTATATATCTGTGTTATGTGATTTCTCTTCTCTGCAGGGGGACTTTTGCTCTCTCACTCATATCGTACGACTGGATCTCAGCAAGAATCAGCTGTTGCAGCTCCCAGCTGAATTTGGCAGATTGATAAACCTGCAGCACCTTGATCTGCTGCAGAACCGTCTGACTTCGCTGCCTGTGACCTTTGCTCAGCTCAAGGTAAAAACCTTGGATGTCACTTGTCTATAAATGTTTGGGAGATGGcagttttattaatataaacGCATAGGTGGTGGGCATCTGCAATGTGTTCATCTACACCTTTATTCTGGTTACATTGGTAACAACAATGGCTTCCTCTGTAGAAGCAGTGGaggagtgagtgttgtcaccctaggacagaaagtgttcAATAAAGGATTACAGTGAAAGAAAGAAACCTCTTTTAAGCTTGTTTCTTTTTAGCATAGAGTTTCCTGGGGACCCCACAGAAAAGGATATATACGGgcagcactccagcctttgcagcgctaggtcctgggttcgaatcccacccaggacactatctgcatggagtttgcaggttctccccgtgtctgcgtgggtttcctccgggtactccggtttcctcccacatcccaaaaacatgcagttaagttaattggcttccccctaaaattgaccttagactacattaaccacatatgactatagtagggacattagattatgagctcctttgagggacagttagtgacacgactatgaactttgtacagcgctgcgtaatatgatggcgctatataaataccgtataataataatatgtttcctGAAGGGTGCTAAATCctaaaaatgttcttaattttaaaagaaaaggaagcaAAAGATGAACAAGGATGGGGATTCACTCAGATATCTAATTTAGATTGAGCACAGACTGCTGCACAAATGACATTTTAACATGTGTTGTGTTTCCAGAACCTGAAATGGTTGGACTTGAAAGACAACCCGCTGAACCCTGCCCTGGCCAAGGCTGCTGGAGACTGCCTGGATGAGAAGCAGTGTAAAGACTCTGCCCTGAGAGTGAGTAACCTATGGAGGAAATCGGCTTCTGTACTTCTCATAACAATTGGATTCTACCAGTTACTGTTGTAATTCAGCTGAGGAAGGGAAAGTATTCACATGTTAATCTTTTAATGTCTAGCAAAGTTCATTAGATAAATGATCATCCTCtaatacactaaaataaaacctatactTTCCACCTAGAGCTGGGGTTAAATATGTAACACTTCAGTGTAAACTGGTACCTTTCAGGGTAAAGTAATAGGTTTGCTTGGTAGCCCACTACACTGCTAATGCTTCTGCTTCCATGCTTGTGCTCTGAAAATCCAAGGAAAAGGGTTGCATTCTGGATTGGAGCTTACACGGGCCTGAGGGTCCTCCAATGTGACCACAATGTGACCAGGCTGGTGGTACATTGTGAGAGAAAGGTATAGGGAGAGTCTTGTGTTCCTTCATATCCAGAAGCTGTGCATGGATATATGCAGCGAAAACTTCAGAAAACAACCCAGATATGTTTAAGGattaaatagcaataaaaagagaaatagaagTAATAGAGCAACAGGTGAGATTGATGAGAGATCTATCCGGGGGAATACTCAAATCATTTCTATCATTGCGCCAGGTTCTGCAATATATGAAAGTGATCCAGGAAGAAATGGAGCGAGAATTGCAGCGCAAACTTTTAGAAGAGCAAGGTatgtttctattctttttttagacTTCTAGTCTGGACTAAGCGGATTTTTTCCGACATTGATCAACGTATTGGTCCTTCAGCTCTGAAGAAGAAACTTGAGGCTGAACAGAGAATAAAAGAGGAAAGGGAGAGGGAACAAAAGCGCAAGCAGAAAGCGAAGCAAAAGGCGCGGAAGAGGAGGGACTACAACGCTCTTCAAGCAGCTCAGCAAGAAGCAAAGAAGTCGACAGAGAAAGAGCACACAGAGAACCACAGTGAGTGTCAGCATAGTATTTGGTGATGTGCACATCCAGAATGGAGAGAGACAATAAAGATGTTGCCTATAACTATCGAAAAAATGTCCAGTCAGCACCTTTACCATTTCTTTTCTGATGCCCAACTCACAGGCCATCCCTCCAGGCAAGCTTTAACACAAGAGCTTAATCAGGATAGACACATTTAGGGTTGATTCTGCTCTGAGCTACCCTAGGAGTTAGCCTATGATTTTTGGCTActtaattaatttgttttattcactTGCTTTGCTGTTTTAGTCTTGTGAGCTGACAGTTTGTTCCCAGACTCtactttaaatgattttgttacaAGTGCTGATAATTttcatattgtatttttacatttattgtgtaaCATTTGCAGAATCCTCCACATCGCCCTCTCAGAAGAAGAAGCCTCAGAGACGATCATGGATGCGGCTGATCTTGCAGATGGTCCTGTTTCTAATTATGGTGACTGTGGTCGGTGTTGCGGTATGTCGGTACACTGATCTGCGGACTCAGAGTGTGTGCTCCAATGTGAATACAGTATACGAGGACACTGTGAGAACGCTGCAGAGCTACCACTTAGTGGAAAGCGTCCTCAAGTTTGGTTCACAGCAGTAATGGCAGAAGATATTTTTCTGTATGCATTTGTTAAGGAAAAGTGTTATATTTTAAGGGTATGCTGTATTGAAGGGCATCGCTGCTAAGCAGATATTACCTGAGTGGTCTGAGTGCAGTGTGTAAAGCTCCCTGCTTCTTACTGATTGAAATCTCACACTTAACACATTCAGTAAGTATTTCTGGTTGCTCCTTCTACTTGTGTATATGagattttacaaatgttaaaaacagaCCTAAAATTCAAAGCTGCCTCACACACCTACTGATAAATGctgcaataattaaaaagaaaaggaaatgcttTGGGGGagaatgtataaatattactTGCCTACTATGTCTTGGAGGACAGTGTGGCTTCAGGATACAATAGAGCAAGTACTAGGGTTATCAGTTAATAATTTATTACCAAGCCTTGAGGACAATGATTTCATTGCACGATTGGGAGTTACCTGTCCAGAATAAAAGACAGTTCAACATCCTAAAATAATCCTATGCAGATGATTGCAAgggatttaattatttattattattccgTTCGATTATTAGCCTGTTTTTTATCATGATGATAGTAGTACGATCAAACAGATAAACTAAAAGCCTTTATTGTAAATAAGTGGAAATCCAACAACAGAAGAATTGTTGAAGCAAAAATATCTGATGGAATGTTTTATACCTGTAATGATGTTCTCATGGgataaaaaatgcctaaaacagaTCCTAGGCAGCTGAAAATACTTAATGTACTGACCTCTATGGCATATTGACTCTGTGCAAACCCACGCTGATAGTAAAGGTGGTCAGGTAGACAAAGAAGggtagtaaagctgcgtacacacttgcaatttttgtcgttggaaaggatctttcacgatcctttccaacgacaaggggctgcaagatgcatgaacgatgctgtacatacagcaccgttcatgctctatggagaggggaggggggagagcgacggagcggcaccctgctgcgcgctctccccttccctttcattacgatcggctgtcgtccatcgtccgtggatctggcaggtcggtcgtccggacgatggacgacatcgactgtacacacggaagattttcacccgataattagccgatgccgattatcgggcgataaaaatctgccgtgtgtacgtagcttaagtggagggtagaaaaaacaaaacaaaaagaaagccaACATACAATGCACCCCCACTCGAAGTGTATGACGAAGAACAACCTGTACACGACATAGCGGACATGGAAGGGTTAAATAATGATGCAAAACACTCAGgtgctgcttaattaaaagttagtacttgtTCTTATTGAATGCAtagaatggtccaaaacagcagcAGTTCCAATGGTAAGATCACCAACTCGGTTTATCCCAGGTTCTGGTCCATATGGAAGTACTGAAGCTTTTCAGCAGAAGCCAGTTTAGTTGCGGCGGTTCGTTTGGGCTGTAGGGTCGTGCTGCGATGAGGTCTGATTATCTATGAATTATGTCACGCATGGGGCAGCATTGATGTGGGCAGGATAAGTACTGACACTGAAATTTATGGAATGCCAGGTTcaccctgcctgactcttccaaATTAGAGGATATGAAAATGGACCCTCCCCGGGGTAAACCAAGTCAGTGATCTTGCTTTTGGAACTGTTGCAGTTTTTAGACCATCATACacatctaattattattaatattatttttaataataaaacaatatcctttagcgctgtacattcaaatgacagacagtgacacaggaggaggagatgaccctgcccagaaaagcttacaatcttcTAATAAAAagaagtactaacttttaataaagcagcacgagtgttttgtgtcatttttaacccttcctgacacttgtaatCCCACAAATATTTCCACCTTGTTACACCTACATCTAAAGTAACAGTaatccctatgtaatgtacagcgctgcgtaatatgttggcgctatataaatcctgtttattaataataataataataataataataatggccttACAAGGAGTCAGTAACACTTGTTCACCTGTCACTAGGGACTCTCATGGTATTTGGACTGTCTGCCATGTCTTGTACAAGTTCTTCCCTATCATACACTTCATATTGTTTTGAGTAGTGGTGCATTATATGctggctttgtttttgttttttagcctcCACTTTGTCTACCTGTAGGCCTTGGTAACTCTCTTTCCTTCCTTAAACTCCCATTTTTTTGGTTCCTTCCCTGCTTTTGCCCTCCATAGTAAATCAGTAAAGTTTTCTTGTTGTTAAGTTTTTATCATTTAggtttttatcattttcactaaagtgtttttcttttcctttgtgcAGCATTTTGTCAGAAGGCAAACCAATAGGTGAACCTTTGTATTTCAGTGCCAGGAAAGTTGTAAGATTTTTTATGAAAGACTTTACAGCCTAATGAAAGGCAAACAGCTACCTGTAACTATTCTCCATCTGTATTTCTGTTCAGCCTTTCTATGACCCACTTTGATCCTACAATCAGGTTGTTAGCCTCATTTTATTCACACTTTCAGCTAGCGTTATAGGTTTTGATCAGTGCCCCACCCAGcctggtattttatatataacaaatttcttttaatgtataaatatgtgGATTTAGGTGCAATATTTATTCTCTGAAAAGTTATGTGAATCACCATCCCTGCCAATGGCAGATGCACTGTGCATGGCCGATCACTGTACTTGGAGCCCTATAGTAATGGCTAATAAAtactaaacttgaaaaaaaacaaaacactttaaaatatattggttAGGATGGCCTGGGGTACTGACATGGACAGAGAAAGTGAAGCCGTTACCACAACTACATGTATTTGCTTTCCAGagagaggagaaggagaaggagaacTGTGTAAGTTCTATAAGTTCTGTAAGTAATACACTGGGTATTGGagtccagtgttcaacccagattttgtGTTAAGCTGGgtggtggtggcccctgtattgtgacccaacctatcagtaaccacccaaaaacagccaggtggtgcgcccagcttaaaAGGTCCGGGAAGATCACTGAAGTCCATTCCTTGCCCCCAGGGGCCCTACTTTGTAGCCTGggaataaagtgaacctgttttgcACTGCTTATCAAAGCAATGGCTGCCTTTAAATctaacacaaaaaacacataccaGGAAGGAATTATGAAGTAAAGCTTGTTAATGATATTTACACACTGCACCGACCCACTCTATTCTTGGTGGACTTGCCCTTTAAGTTCAGTTTAGAGCCAGCTATgtgatgtttaattttttttattataaattaaggTTAAAAACTGCCTCCTACAAATTACCGTCTTGTATTTAAAACGTGGTATTCCAGATGGCGCTTTCAACGTcaccattagatttttttttccgtttgccgagagagagaaaaaaagtccCGGTACATTTCTATGAGAAGAGATTGGTCACACTACGTATAGAATGAGccactatatttttatatggacTGTATGACGCTCGCTTTCTATCCAATGAAATAAAACTGCCACATGACGACGTGCATTCCTTGTCATTCTACAACTCAGGTTCTTTGGGACTTATGTTTACCAGCCAGTTGCTGGGCCCTGGAAATCGGCTGCTTTGGATGCTTCGCCAGTAACTGTGATGTAACATtgtaacctttttatgtaaaaaagaaaacaataaaagttgCCTTTTGATTGGTAGCTGCACcaaatgaacaaataataaaaagacatcaCTTCTCTTATCAATGGGATGtgtttcactttctttttttccaaaacagtTGTGGAATCTCATtggtacatacatcagatgattatgcagtgctgtacattaaaaaggcgttacaaatgacagacatacgTACAGTGACATaggcggaggagaggaccctgcccagaagagcttacaatcgaggaggtgggggaggtatcacacaataggaaatggaatggtgggtgagtagtgaaaGTTTTAGGAGACTTACGAAGATGGGTTGATGAGTAAGAAAAGATGGGTTCCATTGATCAGAATGGCACAGTGTGTATAGTGCTTCATTCATCTGTCTATGGAACCAATCAGTTTCATAGATCTCCAATCCTCTGACATTCATTGGCTATGGGATTGTAGAAGAGCGCTTTGCACAGTGGCTATTTACAGAGCATTACCAACTTCACAAACAGAATGAAGCAGCTGCAAAGCTGGCAGAGCACATGTACATGATGGTAATGTGGGCACCTCCGCACAGATCCAGGGTGATCAGTTCCATGGAGCCCACAGGACCAATGGAGAAGGATTTGTGATAATCCCCTTGTGGCATGAACCTGATAGCACTTAGCTCCGGGTACTTCCAGGTTTACAGCCTAAAGGACAGGTAAAAGCAAAATTGTGCCCGGAATTATTAGAAGGCTGGCAAATTATTTGCTTTCACCATCGGGGGGCACTGAAAGAACTCACAGTTTCGGATTTTAATAAGACTAAGCACCCGGTGGGTGTTTTATTCgggggtaatatgttggcgctatataaataacaatttaaaagatCTCCTCACTTCTATTTAAAGACTGAGGGATCTCAACATTAACAAATACTCAATTAGATTACTTTTATAATCTTAATAACGGTTACATACAACTTGATGTATGtatcatcttttcttttttttatgccatttacaacaataaaagtaaatacaagaaTAAAGAATACCTTGTAACTCTTGTTCTCCTAAATGTTAGAGCACACACGTCTGTTacatatacccctgaggaagcctatgaggcaaaacgtgtcgggtaatGAGACTATCTGCGCATTAGTATATTATTACTACGGGTGCTTTATGTATAGTCCAGCAGCATCCACCCAATGACTATTTCATGGGCAAAGGatgtatacaaatacagtttGATATTTacctgcatttgttttaaagatttactaaatatatattgatttacaaGCAGCCCTGAAACCCCTCCCTTCTCCTTCCTTTTGAATATTGAACTACTCAAATTTACTCTAGAGGGTGGCTTTATACTATATCATTATGTATTGAGAAAGGCGGAAAGGTCAACTtctctatataataaaaatgtagagCTCTGCATGTTCCTTTACTCGTTCTCTGCAAAGTGAAGATAAGTTAAtctaacatttacaaatagatgCTGGGAAACGTTTAATATACACTATGGGGCCAA is part of the Pyxicephalus adspersus chromosome 3, UCB_Pads_2.0, whole genome shotgun sequence genome and encodes:
- the LRRC59 gene encoding leucine-rich repeat-containing protein 59 isoform X1, whose amino-acid sequence is MGAPHIKLILVLCFALQSLHSYCPTYLSDLIEKSAPSCSLLSSNDLLMTSSLITSSQARIQDFSRATPTLWKMSRLSGKVGNLRDKLDGNELDLSLSDLSEVPVRELAALPKATVLDLSCNKLTTLPGDFCSLTHIVRLDLSKNQLLQLPAEFGRLINLQHLDLLQNRLTSLPVTFAQLKNLKWLDLKDNPLNPALAKAAGDCLDEKQCKDSALRVLQYMKVIQEEMERELQRKLLEEQALKKKLEAEQRIKEEREREQKRKQKAKQKARKRRDYNALQAAQQEAKKSTEKEHTENHKSSTSPSQKKKPQRRSWMRLILQMVLFLIMVTVVGVAVCRYTDLRTQSVCSNVNTVYEDTVRTLQSYHLVESVLKFGSQQ
- the LRRC59 gene encoding leucine-rich repeat-containing protein 59 isoform X2 codes for the protein MSRLSGKVGNLRDKLDGNELDLSLSDLSEVPVRELAALPKATVLDLSCNKLTTLPGDFCSLTHIVRLDLSKNQLLQLPAEFGRLINLQHLDLLQNRLTSLPVTFAQLKNLKWLDLKDNPLNPALAKAAGDCLDEKQCKDSALRVLQYMKVIQEEMERELQRKLLEEQALKKKLEAEQRIKEEREREQKRKQKAKQKARKRRDYNALQAAQQEAKKSTEKEHTENHKSSTSPSQKKKPQRRSWMRLILQMVLFLIMVTVVGVAVCRYTDLRTQSVCSNVNTVYEDTVRTLQSYHLVESVLKFGSQQ